A single genomic interval of Antechinus flavipes isolate AdamAnt ecotype Samford, QLD, Australia chromosome 1, AdamAnt_v2, whole genome shotgun sequence harbors:
- the HYAL1 gene encoding hyaluronidase-1, which translates to MVLNTFSVGLPHLYALLLCLPTPGQSIVAPVVPDVPFAAIWNVGTNFCQKKFQINIDLETFDIVANPGQAFKGPNMTIFYSSQLGLYPSYTSDGQPVNGGLPQNASLNAHLARARQDILASMPTLGFRGLAVIDWESWRPVWARNGGSKNIYRERSREMVRAQHPDWYSWWVERKAIEQYEGAAKAFMLDTLKLGVSLRPQGLWGYYDFPDCYNYNFQSPNYTGQCLPGIEDQNDGLQWMWEESHALYPSIYLSPKLAGNGHSLLYVRSRVREAFRVAGRTRSSHRHILPYAQIFYENTDRFLSLEDLESSIGESAAQGTDGIVLWIGWSNYNSKKSCQAIKDYMDTTLGPFLLNVTSSAHLCSQALCSGHGRCSRRPDHPQAFLFLNPSSFSLRHQPTSGRLGVEGILTHDARARMASEFECRCYTGWNGEQCELQDDSPSP; encoded by the exons ATGGTTCTGAATACCTTCTCCGTGGGGCTACCACATCTATACGCTCTCCTGCTGTGTCTGCCCACCCCGGGCCAGAGCATCGTGGCTCCTGTGGTCCCCGATGTCCCCTTTGCTGCCATCTGGAATGTTGGCACCAATTTCTGccagaaaaaatttcaaatcaaCATTGATCTGGAAACCTTTGATATCGTGGCCAACCCGGGCCAGGCCTTCAAGGGGCCAAACATGACCATCTTCTACAGCAGTCAGCTGGGCCTTTACCCTTCCTACACATCTGACGGTCAGCCTGTTAATGGAGGCCTGCCACAGAATGCCAGCCTCAATGCTCACCTGGCCAGGGCTCGCCAGGATATCTTGGCCTCTATGCCCACACTAGGTTTCCGGGGTCTGGCAGTCATCGACTGGGAGTCCTGGCGCCCGGTGTGGGCTCGCAATGGGGGATCCAAGAACATTTACCGGGAACGCTCTCGGGAAATGGTCAGGGCTCAGCACCCGGACTGGTATTCTTGGTGGGTGGAGAGGAAAGCCATAGAGCAGTATGAGGGGGCTGCCAAAGCCTTCATGCTGGACACCTTGAAGTTGGGAGTGTCCTTGAGGCCCCAGGGGCTCTGGGGCTATTACGATTTTCCAGACTGCTACAATTACAACTTCCAGAGCCCCAACTACACAGGCCAGTGTTTACCTGGAATTGAGGACCAGAATGACGGCCTTCAGTGGATGTGGGAGGAAAGCCATGCCCTCTATCCCAGCATCTACCTGTCCCCAAAGCTGGCAGGCAACGGGCATAGCCTGCTTTATGTCCGCTCGAGAGTCCGAGAGGCCTTCCGGGTAGCAGGTAGAACCAGGAGTTCTCACCGACACATCCTGCCTTACGCTCAGATATTTTATGAGAACACAGATCGCTTTCTGTCTTTG GAGGACCTGGAGAGCAGCATTGGAGAGAGTGCAGCCCAGGGAACAGATGGAATCGTGCTGTGGATCGGCTGGTCGAACTACAACAGCAAA AAATCGTGCCAGGCTATCAAGGATTACATGGACACCACCTTGGGCCCTTTCCTCCTGAATGTGACTAGCAGTGCCCACCTCTGTAGCCAGGCTCTGTGCTCAGGACATGGGCGCTGTAGCCGCCGCCCAGATCACCCCCAAGCCTTCCTCTTCCTCAACCCCTCCAGCTTCTCTCTCCGGCACCAGCCAACCAGTGGGCGTCTGGGAGTAGAGGGCATCTTGACACATGACGCCAGAGCCAGGATGGCCAGTGAGTTTGAATGCCGATGCTACACAGGCTGGAATGGAGAACAATGTGAACTCCAGGATGACTCTCCCTCTCCTTAA
- the HYAL3 gene encoding hyaluronidase-3 — MNGGCSLVAWATLCLVGGWATSRRLGRPFTAVWNVPTARCQTRFGQPLPLEAFGIVYNQAQHFQGQNVTIFYKNQFGLYPYLGPTGVIHHGGVPQAVPLQKHLTLVASQISGLMHKGFRGLAVLDWEEWHPLWNRNWGRHRIYQKASQAWAQQQWPDLPPKQQRLEARAAFERAARALMEDTLRLGQALRPGGLWGFYRFPLCRSPRPGRHNYTGKCQKADKTYNDQLRWLWEASSALFPSIYLPPGLPRVYRKGYARHRLEEAFRVARFAHPRALPVLAYTRLTHLGSGRFLSQNDLVQTIGVSVALGAEGIILWGNLSFSSSGEQCRLLQSYLSTILGPYLSNVTKAAQVCSQQLCHSNGRCARLVPSNDDVFLHLEPTLGAIKKDPAKWNHFRCLCYPGWKGSTCKFPVPGTE, encoded by the exons ATGAACGGGGGCTGCTCTCTGGTGGCTTGGGCCACCCTATGTCTGGTGGGGGGTTGGGCCACCTCGCGGCGTCTAGGCCGCCCCTTCACTGCAGTGTGGAACGTGCCCACAGCCCGATGCCAAACCCGCTTTGGCCAGCCCCTGCCCTTGGAGGCCTTTGGCATCGTGTACAACCAGGCCCAGCATTTCCAGGGCCAGAACGTTACCATCTTCTACAAGAACCAGTTTGGCCTTTACCCCTACCTGGGGCCAACAGGGGTCATCCACCATGGAGGTGTCCCCCAGGCTGTTCCCTTGCAGAAGCACCTCACCCTGGTTGCCAGCCAGATCTCTGGCCTCATGCATAAGGGCTTCAGGGGCTTAGCTGTGCTTGACTGGGAAGAGTGGCACCCACTCTGGAACCGGAACTGGGGACGCCACAGGATCTATCAAAAGGCGTCTCAGGCCTGGGCCCAGCAGCAGTGGCCGGATCTGCCTCCTAAGCAGCAGCGTCTAGAAGCTCGGGCTGCCTTTGAGAGGGCTGCTCGGGCACTGATGGAGGATACCCTGAGGCTGGGGCAGGCACTTCGTCCTGGGGGGCTGTGGGGTTTCTATCGATTCCCTCTCTGCCGAAGCCCCCGGCCAGGCAGGCACAATTACACTGGGAAGTGCCAGAAGGCAGACAAGACCTACAATGACCAGTTGCGCTGGCTTTGGGAAGCCTCTAGTGCTCTCTTCCCCAGCATCTACCTCCCACCAGGCTTGCCTCGAGTCTATCGAAAGGGCTATGCACGACATCGGCTGGAAGAGGCTTTCCGAGTGGCCCGGTTTGCACATCCACGTGCTCTGCCCGTGCTGGCCTATACCCGCCTCACTCACCTTGGCTCTGGGCGGTTTCTGTCCCAG AATGATCTGGTTCAGACCATTGGAGTAAGTGTAGCCCTGGGGGCAGAAGGCATCATCCTCTGGGGTAACCTCTCTTTTTCCAGTTCTGGG GAGCAGTGCAGGCTTCTCCAGAGCTATCTGTCAACCATCTTGGGCCCCTACTTAAGCAATGTAACTAAGGCTGCCCAGGTCTGCAGCCAGCAATTATGTCACAGCAATGGGCGCTGTGCCCGACTGGTACCCAGCAATGATGACGTCTTCTTACACTTGGAACCAACACTGGGAGCCATCAAGAAAGACCCTGCCAAGTGGAACCATTTCCGATGTCTCTGTTACCCAGGCTGGAAAGGCTCCACCTGCAAATTTCCTGTACCTGGCACAGAATGA
- the LOC127554470 gene encoding hyaluronidase-1-like has product MAPGGFIFFICALLLIYPDLTQGSGGPVLPNVPFVAIWNANTYLCQQKFQVNISLDTFHVITNPNQVFKGPNMTIFYSNELGLYPWYTPTGQPINGGLPQNANFGAHMANSYNDILTTLPEPDFKGVVVIDWEEWRPIWSMNWDSKKIYQKHSLDLVREKHPDWCPQHIKEVAKKEFEEAARRWMAGTLQLGKLLRPRGLWGYYGFPDCYNHNFQKPNYTGKCHKKIQVLNDQLSWLWEQSRTLYPSIYLPLELANTGKSLLFVRGRLQEAFRVEERTANPGRPILPYVQIFYGKTDRFLPLEELENTIGESLAQGTDGIVVWMSGEHEHTKESCQAIKDYVDTTLGPFILNVTSSALLCSEALCSGNGRCARRQYHPQTFLFLSPDSFSIHRQPDTGRLSLKGFLADEALTKMKTEFKCRCYPGWVGEHCEKDSP; this is encoded by the exons ATGGCTCCAGGaggcttcatttttttcatctgtgccCTTTTGCTGATCTATCCAGACCTAACTCAGGGTTCAGGCGGCCCTGTGCTGCCCAACGTCCCCTTTGTTGCAATCTGGAATGCCAACACCTATTTGTGCCAACAGAAATTTCAGGTGAACATCAGCCTGGACACCTTCCATGTGATAACCAATCCAAACCAGGTCTTTAAGGGACCAAACATGACCATCTTCTATAGCAATGAGCTGGGCCTTTATCCGTGGTATACACCCACTGGGCAGCCTATCAATGGGGGCTTACCTCAGAATGCCAATTTTGGTGCCCACATGGCCAATTCCTATAACGACATCTTGACCACTTTGCCTGAACCTGACTTCAAGGGGGTTGTAGTCATTGATTGGGAAGAATGGCGCCCCATTTGGAGCATGAATTGGGACtcaaagaaaatatatcagaAGCATTCTCTAGATTTGGTAAGAGAAAAGCACCCAGACTGGTGCCCACAGCACATAAAGGAGGTGGCTAAGAAAGAATTTGAGGAGGCTGCCAGGCGCTGGATGGCTGGTACCTTACAGCTGGGGAAGCTCCTGCGACCCAGGGGACTTTGGGGCTACTATGGTTTCCCAGATTGCTACAATCACAACTTCCAGAAGCCCAACTACACAGGGAAATGCCATAAAAAGATCCAGGTCTTGAATGATCAATTATCTTGGTTGTGGGAGCAGAGCCGAACCCTCTACCCTAGCATCTACCTTCCCTTGGAGCTGGCCAACACAGGGAAGTCACTGCTATTTGTCCGTGGGAGGCTACAAGAGGCCTTCCGAGTGGAAGAGAGGACTGCAAATCCTGGCCGGCCCATCTTGCCCTATGTGCAGATTTTTTATGGGAAGACAGATCGTTTCCTTCCCTTG gaGGAGTTGGAGAATACCATTGGGGAGAGTTTGGCCCAGGGGACAGATGGCATTGTTGTATGGATGAGTGGAGAACACGAGCACACCAAG GAATCCTGCCAGGCCATTAAGGATTACGTGGACACCACCCTTGGACCCTTCATTCTGAATGTAACCAGCAGTGCCCTCCTCTGCAGTGAAGCGCTGTGCTCAGGGAATGGCAGATGTGCCCGGCGACAATATCACCCCCAGACCTTCCTTTTCCTCAGTCCAGACAGCTTTTCTATTCATCGACAGCCAGACACTGGGCGCTTGAGCCTGAAAGGTTTCTTGGCAGACGAAGCCTTGACCAAGatgaaaacagaatttaagtgTCGCTGCTATCCAGGCTGGGTTGGGGAGCACTGTGAGAAGGACAGCCCTTGA
- the NAA80 gene encoding N-alpha-acetyltransferase 80 translates to MMASLAPLATSPGLEELTLEPAHLRPELLDACADLINQEWPRSRASRLHSLGQSSDAFPLCLALLGPPPAPGALPMVLGHSRLSRVVAHDHSLLVETVVVARALRGQGFGRRLMEATEAFAKARGFRRLHLTTHDKQHFYAHLGYELGEPVQGITFRSSLSAAILQAFAQPANLPEPKAPSPCRETVGAPSTSDSHARPHLPPAPPPPPPLPAPLLSSPALSPIDSPEQSLVETPYRDIRGRPIFWMTKEI, encoded by the coding sequence ATGATGGCCTCTTTGGCCCCGTTGGCTACAAGCCCTGGCCTCGAAGAACTGACCCTGGAGCCCGCCCACCTGCGTCCAGAGCTCCTGGATGCCTGTGCTGACCTCATCAACCAGGAGTGGCCCCGGAGTCGAGCCTCACGCCTGCACTCCCTGGGACAGTCCTCGGATGCCTTTCCCCTATGCCTGGCCCTGCTGGGGCCACCTCCTGCCCCTGGAGCCTTGCCCATGGTCCTGGGCCATTCCCGCCTCTCCAGAGTCGTTGCCCATGATCACAGCCTATTGGTTGAAACGGTGGTTGTGGCCCGGGCCCTTCGTGGTCAGGGGTTTGGCCGACGCCTCATGGAGGCCACCGAGGCCTTTGCCAAGGCCCGGGGCTTTCGTCGGCTGCACCTGACCACCCACGACAAGCAGCATTTCTATGCCCACCTGGGCTATGAGCTTGGGGAGCCAGTGCAAGGCATCACCTTCCGTAGCTCATTGTCTGCTGCTATCCTCCAGGCCTTCGCCCAGCCTGCCAACCTCCCAGAACCTAAAGCCCCCAGCCCCTGCAGGGAGACTGTGGGGGCCCCCTCTACTTCTGACTCCCACGCTAGGCCCCATCTGCCCCCTGCACCACCACCCCCTCCTCCTTTACCTGCTCCCCTTCTCAGCTCTCCAGCACTCTCCCCCATAGACTCCCCCGAGCAGAGCCTTGTGGAAACCCCATACAGGGACATCCGGGGCCGCCCCATATTTTGGATGACAAAGGAGATCTGA